From Rhizobium favelukesii, the proteins below share one genomic window:
- a CDS encoding MerR family transcriptional regulator produces MTGRINENLWLTAAQCAERMGLTVRALRLYEARGLINPRRTGKNWRLYGLSDIARLHEILALKRMGLSLAHITQLLAGRAIDLDRTLAMQQAALVALRERAEEGLALIRASRQRIAGGEPIAIHDLIKIARETDMSDDTADAVAWRRYEQARPRTEVSIDPALYSRCVGAYRFPNGGVMTISMCEGGLAAQLTGQDRLDIYPEKEDVFFYRVVPAQLSFAHENGAPAEGLILHQNGYEQIARRIDEGLAQEIAAELESRIRDKRPVAGSEARLLSLIDEAARGEYDLGRMTEPLAAATREQAQKIKADLEKAGPVKGHVFKGVSPEGWDVYEVVFENELMEWRFTLAEDGRFSGAWIRPLP; encoded by the coding sequence ATGACCGGACGAATCAACGAAAATCTCTGGCTGACGGCTGCCCAATGCGCCGAGCGGATGGGTCTTACGGTGCGGGCGCTGCGGCTCTATGAGGCGCGCGGTTTGATCAACCCGCGCCGGACCGGCAAGAACTGGCGGTTATACGGTCTTTCTGACATAGCGCGGTTGCATGAAATCCTGGCGCTGAAGCGCATGGGGCTAAGTCTCGCCCACATCACCCAATTGCTGGCGGGACGTGCGATCGATCTCGACCGGACGCTCGCCATGCAGCAGGCCGCCCTCGTCGCTTTGCGCGAGAGGGCCGAGGAGGGGCTCGCCCTCATTCGGGCATCGCGGCAGCGCATTGCAGGCGGCGAGCCGATCGCCATTCACGACCTCATCAAGATAGCAAGGGAAACAGACATGAGCGACGATACCGCTGATGCCGTGGCATGGCGGCGCTACGAGCAGGCCCGCCCGCGCACCGAAGTGTCGATCGATCCGGCCCTTTACAGCCGCTGCGTCGGCGCCTACCGCTTTCCGAACGGCGGCGTCATGACGATCTCAATGTGTGAGGGAGGGCTGGCGGCTCAGCTCACCGGTCAGGACCGGTTGGATATCTATCCTGAAAAGGAGGATGTCTTTTTCTATCGAGTCGTGCCGGCGCAGCTAAGCTTCGCCCACGAGAATGGGGCTCCAGCGGAAGGCCTCATACTCCACCAGAACGGCTACGAGCAGATAGCACGGCGCATCGACGAGGGTCTGGCGCAGGAGATCGCCGCTGAACTTGAAAGTAGGATCAGGGACAAGCGACCGGTCGCCGGCAGCGAGGCCCGGTTGCTTAGCCTCATCGACGAGGCTGCACGCGGCGAATACGATCTCGGCCGGATGACCGAGCCGCTCGCCGCCGCGACGCGCGAGCAGGCGCAGAAGATCAAGGCCGATCTCGAAAAGGCGGGTCCCGTGAAAGGCCATGTTTTCAAGGGTGTATCGCCGGAAGGATGGGACGTCTACGAGGTGGTCTTCGAAAACGAACTGATGGAATGGCGCTTCACTCTCGCCGAGGATGGACGGTTCAGCGGCGCGTGGATCCGCCCGCTGCCCTAG
- a CDS encoding DUF475 domain-containing protein, with amino-acid sequence MTNNSSQKSTLGYFRWAFIVTFLGLILGAALGWQTTGTIGGMATVFFVCTVLAVLEISLSFDNAIVNANKLKEMTPAWQHRFLTWGIVIAVFGMRIVFPLAIVAIAANIGPWEALVLAAREPAEYARIMNDAHLPIAAFGGTFLMMVGLNYFFNHEKDVHWIAGLEKLMARSATIKGIEIAFVLALVLIFSSFLGEEEASTFVHCAIYGLLTFLAVEVIGGLLDASQQTMSAAAKGGLGAFIYLEVLDASFSFDGVIGAFALTQNLFVIAIGLGIGAMYVRSMTIMLVEKGTLAEYRYLEHGAFYAILILSVIMYVQTMFHIPEVITGLGGAALIGISLWSSIRYNKKEQAAESAQAHKELHA; translated from the coding sequence ATGACCAACAATTCCTCGCAGAAATCGACGCTCGGCTATTTCCGCTGGGCCTTCATCGTCACCTTCCTCGGCCTCATCTTGGGCGCAGCCCTTGGCTGGCAGACCACCGGCACCATCGGCGGCATGGCGACCGTCTTCTTCGTCTGCACGGTGCTCGCCGTGCTGGAGATCTCGCTCTCCTTCGACAACGCCATCGTCAATGCCAACAAGCTGAAGGAGATGACGCCGGCCTGGCAGCATCGCTTCCTCACCTGGGGTATCGTCATCGCCGTCTTCGGCATGCGGATCGTTTTCCCGCTCGCGATCGTCGCGATCGCCGCCAACATCGGCCCCTGGGAAGCCTTGGTGCTCGCAGCGCGCGAGCCGGCCGAGTATGCGCGCATCATGAACGACGCGCACCTGCCGATCGCCGCCTTCGGTGGCACCTTCCTGATGATGGTCGGCCTCAACTACTTCTTCAACCATGAGAAAGACGTCCACTGGATCGCCGGGCTTGAAAAGCTCATGGCCCGTTCCGCCACGATCAAAGGCATCGAGATCGCCTTCGTTCTGGCGCTGGTCCTGATCTTCTCGTCCTTCCTTGGCGAGGAAGAAGCCAGCACCTTCGTCCATTGCGCCATCTACGGCCTGCTGACCTTTCTCGCGGTCGAGGTCATCGGCGGCCTGCTCGATGCCTCGCAGCAGACGATGAGCGCCGCCGCCAAAGGCGGTCTCGGCGCCTTCATCTATCTCGAAGTGCTGGATGCCAGCTTCTCCTTCGACGGCGTCATCGGCGCCTTCGCGCTGACGCAGAACCTCTTCGTCATCGCCATCGGCCTCGGCATCGGCGCCATGTACGTGCGGTCAATGACGATCATGCTTGTCGAAAAGGGAACGCTTGCCGAATACCGCTATCTCGAGCACGGCGCCTTCTACGCGATCCTGATCCTCTCCGTGATCATGTACGTGCAGACCATGTTCCATATCCCCGAGGTCATCACCGGCCTTGGCGGCGCGGCCCTGATCGGCATCTCGCTGTGGTCTTCCATCCGCTACAACAAGAAGGAGCAGGCGGCAGAGAGCGCGCAGGCGCACAAGGAACTGCACGCCTGA
- a CDS encoding tripartite tricarboxylate transporter permease has protein sequence MSTFEFLFQGILVAMQPMNLLYAFVGVTLGTAVGVLPGIGPALTVALLLPVTYKLDPAGSLIMFAGIYYGGMYGGSTTSILLNTPGESASIVTALEGNKMARAGRGGPALATAAIGSFVAGLIATLGLAFIAPYIVKLALIFGPREYFALMVLAFVTVSSAFGDSALRGLTSLFIGFALAMVGIDQQTGQARLSFGVPDLLDGVEVTTLAVAMFAIGETLYIAAQGNRGEEKVEAVRGSLWMTAQDWSRSWKAWLRGTLIGFPIGAMPAGGAEIGTFLSYATEKRLAKNPEEFGHGAIEGVAGPEAANNASAAGTLVPLLTLGLPTTATAAIMLAGFQQYGLQPGPLLFANNPQIVWGLIASLLIANAMLLVLNLPLIGLWVRLLTIPKPWLYAGILLFATLGTIGANPSVFELGMLLAFGVLGYIMRLFGYPIAPAVVGLILGPLAEQQLRRALAISQGDVTTLVMSPIAAGLLIVAAAAFIIPLILRLRGRGEVLSQLAANED, from the coding sequence ATGAGCACCTTCGAATTCCTCTTCCAGGGTATCCTGGTCGCCATGCAGCCGATGAACCTGCTCTATGCGTTCGTCGGCGTTACGCTCGGCACTGCGGTCGGTGTGCTGCCGGGCATCGGCCCGGCGCTGACCGTGGCGCTTCTGCTTCCCGTCACCTACAAGCTGGACCCTGCCGGTTCGCTGATCATGTTCGCGGGCATCTATTACGGCGGCATGTATGGCGGCTCCACGACCTCTATTCTTCTCAACACGCCCGGTGAAAGCGCCTCGATCGTCACCGCACTGGAAGGCAACAAGATGGCGCGGGCCGGCCGCGGCGGGCCAGCGCTGGCGACGGCGGCGATCGGTTCGTTCGTCGCGGGACTGATCGCAACGCTCGGCCTTGCTTTCATCGCGCCCTATATCGTCAAGCTTGCGCTGATTTTTGGACCGCGCGAATATTTCGCCCTCATGGTCCTCGCCTTCGTGACCGTCTCCTCGGCCTTCGGAGACTCCGCCTTGCGCGGCTTGACCTCGCTCTTCATCGGCTTTGCCCTTGCCATGGTCGGCATCGACCAGCAGACAGGACAGGCACGCCTTTCCTTCGGCGTTCCGGATCTGCTCGATGGCGTCGAGGTAACGACGCTTGCGGTCGCGATGTTTGCGATCGGCGAAACGCTCTATATCGCCGCTCAGGGCAATCGTGGCGAAGAGAAGGTCGAGGCCGTCAGGGGCTCGCTGTGGATGACGGCGCAGGATTGGTCACGCTCGTGGAAGGCTTGGCTGCGCGGCACGCTGATCGGCTTCCCGATCGGAGCTATGCCGGCCGGCGGTGCCGAGATCGGCACGTTCCTCTCCTACGCCACCGAAAAGCGTCTTGCGAAGAACCCGGAGGAATTCGGCCACGGTGCGATCGAAGGCGTTGCCGGTCCGGAGGCTGCGAACAATGCGTCTGCGGCCGGCACGCTGGTGCCGCTCTTGACGCTTGGCCTGCCGACGACGGCGACGGCAGCGATTATGCTCGCCGGCTTCCAGCAATATGGTCTGCAGCCCGGTCCGCTGTTGTTTGCGAACAACCCGCAGATCGTCTGGGGCCTGATCGCCAGCCTGCTGATCGCCAATGCGATGCTGCTGGTGCTCAACCTGCCGCTGATCGGCTTGTGGGTGCGTCTGCTGACGATCCCGAAGCCATGGCTTTATGCCGGTATCCTGCTGTTTGCGACGCTCGGCACGATCGGCGCCAACCCCTCGGTGTTCGAGCTCGGCATGCTGCTCGCCTTCGGCGTGCTCGGCTACATCATGCGGCTCTTCGGCTACCCGATCGCGCCGGCGGTCGTCGGCCTCATCCTTGGTCCGCTGGCCGAGCAGCAATTGCGCCGCGCGTTGGCGATCAGCCAGGGCGACGTGACGACGCTGGTGATGTCGCCGATCGCCGCGGGCCTGCTGATCGTTGCCGCAGCGGCCTTCATCATTCCGCTGATTCTGCGGTTGCGCGGACGCGGCGAGGTTCTGTCGCAGCTTGCTGCGAACGAGGACTAA
- the hisN gene encoding histidinol-phosphatase — MLPDRSFFNRLAEAAKAETLPRFRSGLDVTNKLSGGFDPVTEGDRAAEVAIRALIEEHFPDHGILGEEHGSIGLDREYVWVIDPIDGTRAFISGVPVWGTLIGLQQYGRAIMGMIEQPFTGERYFADENGSIYNGPEGERRLQVRDCGALANAILFTTSPHLFTGAEMDKYREIESQVRLFRYGTDCYAYALLAAGHVDLVIENSLKPYDVGGIIPIIENAGGIITTWDGGRPENGGSIIAAGSRAVYEQAMAVLNR, encoded by the coding sequence ATGTTGCCTGATCGCTCGTTCTTCAACCGCCTGGCGGAGGCCGCCAAGGCCGAGACACTGCCGCGTTTCCGTTCCGGGCTCGACGTGACCAACAAGCTGTCGGGCGGCTTTGACCCTGTCACCGAGGGCGACAGGGCGGCTGAGGTCGCCATTCGCGCGCTGATCGAGGAGCATTTCCCGGATCACGGCATCCTTGGTGAAGAGCACGGCAGCATCGGCCTGGACCGCGAATACGTGTGGGTTATCGACCCGATCGACGGCACGCGTGCCTTTATTTCAGGCGTGCCCGTCTGGGGAACGCTGATCGGCCTGCAGCAATATGGCCGGGCCATTATGGGGATGATCGAGCAGCCCTTTACCGGCGAGCGCTACTTCGCGGATGAAAATGGTTCTATCTACAACGGTCCGGAGGGAGAGCGCCGGCTGCAGGTTCGCGATTGCGGTGCACTGGCGAACGCCATTCTCTTCACCACCTCACCGCATCTCTTCACGGGCGCGGAGATGGACAAGTACAGAGAGATCGAGAGCCAGGTGCGGCTCTTCCGTTACGGCACGGATTGCTACGCCTACGCGTTGCTCGCTGCCGGCCACGTCGACCTGGTTATCGAAAACAGTCTGAAGCCCTACGATGTCGGCGGCATCATTCCCATCATCGAGAACGCCGGCGGGATCATCACGACCTGGGATGGCGGGCGCCCGGAAAACGGCGGCTCGATCATCGCCGCGGGAAGCCGCGCCGTCTACGAGCAGGCGATGGCTGTCCTCAATCGATAG
- a CDS encoding tripartite tricarboxylate transporter TctB family protein, with translation MSRGNEPLATKRRPDWAALVIAICLFAVAAVMLWDASHMRAIAQYDRIGPATAPKVVAFGLIGLGIWTIFEAWRNEFPEREHQEVAPVIWIVAGLAAQMLLLKTAGFSIATGILFAFTAAGFGRRKLWISIPAGIAFSFVVWVIFAKLLQLTLPAGPFERIFF, from the coding sequence ATGAGCAGGGGCAACGAACCCTTGGCAACGAAGCGTCGCCCCGACTGGGCGGCGCTGGTCATCGCCATCTGTCTTTTCGCCGTCGCCGCCGTCATGCTCTGGGACGCGTCGCACATGCGCGCTATCGCCCAGTATGACCGCATCGGCCCGGCAACCGCACCCAAGGTCGTGGCCTTCGGGCTGATCGGTCTCGGCATCTGGACGATCTTCGAAGCCTGGCGCAACGAGTTTCCGGAGCGGGAACATCAGGAAGTTGCTCCCGTCATCTGGATTGTCGCCGGCCTTGCCGCGCAGATGCTGCTTCTCAAAACGGCAGGCTTTTCGATCGCAACCGGCATTCTCTTTGCGTTCACGGCGGCCGGCTTCGGACGTCGCAAACTCTGGATCTCGATCCCCGCGGGCATCGCCTTCAGCTTCGTCGTCTGGGTGATCTTCGCGAAGCTTTTGCAGCTGACCCTGCCTGCCGGGCCGTTCGAACGAATCTTCTTCTAG
- a CDS encoding response regulator, whose amino-acid sequence MRILLVEDNIALADGLSAILRGTGHAVDVVHDGASANAVTAAENFDLVVLDLNLPEMDGLDVLRAMRARQNKSAVLILTARGAPEERVKGLDLGADDYLIKPFDVSEFEARVRVLLRRQAGLHSATVSFGGVSLDLNSRAFSAGSTPLDIPARELGLLEILFMRAGKVVAKEAIIQSLTAFDDDISANAIEQYVSRLRKRLSPYGLTVKTARGIGYYLDKLPEAS is encoded by the coding sequence GTGCGCATTCTACTGGTGGAGGACAATATCGCGCTGGCCGACGGGCTTTCGGCCATCCTGCGCGGCACCGGTCATGCCGTCGATGTCGTGCATGACGGCGCCTCTGCCAATGCCGTGACGGCAGCCGAGAACTTCGATCTCGTCGTGCTCGACCTGAACCTGCCGGAGATGGACGGCCTCGATGTTCTGCGCGCCATGCGCGCCCGGCAGAACAAGTCGGCGGTCCTCATCCTGACGGCGCGCGGCGCGCCAGAAGAGCGCGTCAAGGGTCTCGATCTCGGCGCCGACGACTACCTCATCAAGCCCTTCGATGTTTCGGAATTCGAAGCGCGCGTGCGGGTTCTGCTACGCCGGCAGGCCGGTCTGCATTCGGCGACGGTCAGCTTCGGCGGCGTGTCGCTTGATCTCAACTCCCGCGCCTTCTCCGCCGGCTCGACGCCATTGGACATTCCCGCCCGCGAGCTCGGCCTTCTCGAGATCCTCTTCATGCGCGCCGGCAAGGTCGTCGCCAAGGAAGCGATCATTCAGTCGCTGACCGCTTTCGACGACGACATTTCCGCCAATGCCATCGAGCAGTATGTCAGCCGTCTGAGGAAGCGCCTGTCGCCCTACGGCCTCACGGTGAAGACCGCGCGTGGCATCGGCTACTATCTCGACAAGCTGCCCGAGGCCTCATGA
- a CDS encoding ABC transporter substrate-binding protein, whose protein sequence is MRRLYLLACLLLCPGLATADEVFYPARSGNAQAPTLVVYSSLDEPLAQPMIHGFQAANPDVAVKYEDMLTGEIYDRIVRETDAGKQTADFAFSSAMDLQVKLSNDGYAQVSNLPMSARWPKWANWRNTAYALTFEPAVFVYHKPSFTSEPPPSSRAEFVDYLKRKGDIIHGRIGTYDIERSGVGFLFMARDQEQFGDIWSVVGAMGAAGVKLYSTSSAILERVSDGRFVLGYNILGSYAADWARRHPDVGIVLPKDYTVVMSRIGLVPQAAADPELGRRYLTFFMSKEGQTIMARELQIPAVSPEVAGENTANTMQELLGAQLRPVPVSPGLMVYLDQVKRARLIAHWNEVLRTQ, encoded by the coding sequence ATGAGGAGACTATATTTACTTGCATGCCTGCTGCTCTGTCCCGGTCTGGCGACTGCGGACGAGGTGTTCTATCCCGCGCGTTCCGGCAATGCGCAGGCTCCGACGCTGGTCGTTTATTCCTCGCTTGACGAGCCCTTGGCGCAGCCGATGATCCACGGGTTTCAGGCGGCCAACCCCGATGTGGCGGTCAAGTATGAGGACATGCTGACCGGCGAAATCTACGATCGCATCGTGCGCGAGACGGATGCCGGCAAGCAGACGGCCGATTTCGCCTTCTCGTCGGCAATGGACCTGCAGGTGAAGCTTTCCAACGACGGCTACGCGCAGGTGAGCAACCTGCCGATGAGCGCTCGCTGGCCGAAATGGGCCAACTGGCGCAATACCGCCTACGCGCTGACTTTCGAGCCGGCGGTCTTCGTTTACCACAAGCCGAGCTTCACCAGTGAGCCGCCCCCGAGTTCGCGGGCCGAATTCGTCGATTACCTCAAGCGCAAAGGCGATATTATCCACGGCCGGATCGGAACCTATGACATCGAGCGCTCCGGCGTCGGTTTCCTGTTCATGGCGCGCGACCAGGAGCAGTTCGGCGATATCTGGTCGGTCGTCGGCGCCATGGGGGCGGCCGGCGTCAAGCTCTATTCCACGAGCTCTGCCATTCTGGAGCGTGTTTCCGACGGACGCTTTGTGCTCGGCTACAACATCCTCGGCTCCTACGCCGCCGATTGGGCGAGGCGCCATCCCGATGTCGGGATCGTGCTGCCGAAGGACTATACGGTGGTCATGTCGCGCATCGGCCTCGTGCCGCAGGCGGCGGCCGACCCGGAACTCGGGCGACGTTACCTCACCTTCTTCATGTCCAAGGAGGGGCAGACGATCATGGCGCGCGAGCTGCAGATTCCCGCCGTCAGCCCCGAAGTTGCCGGCGAAAATACGGCCAACACGATGCAGGAGCTTCTGGGTGCGCAGTTGCGGCCCGTGCCTGTCAGCCCGGGATTGATGGTCTATCTGGATCAGGTCAAGCGCGCGAGACTGATCGCGCACTGGAACGAAGTGCTGCGCACGCAATAG
- a CDS encoding N-formylglutamate amidohydrolase: MHEIPEYALFEVREPLSHTIPFVYNSPHSGRIYPPEFIAQSRLEGVSIRRSEDHYVDELFADASALGAPLLLANFPRAYLDVNREPYELDPRMFDGLLPPYANINSLRVAGGLGTIPRIVAENMEIYTRRLSVQEGLDRIESVYKPYHAALRRLIARTHVQFGFGVLIDCHSMPGNVRVAGSNARPDFIIGDRYGTSASAELSRAAVAIFEEMGFTAIRNKPYAGGFITEHYGRPSRGLHALQIEVNRSIYVDEITLEKRADFALVVGAITAFMRQLAVYVAQFATDSALAAE, encoded by the coding sequence GTGCACGAAATCCCCGAATACGCACTTTTCGAGGTCCGGGAGCCTTTGTCGCACACCATTCCATTCGTCTACAACTCGCCGCACAGTGGGCGCATCTATCCTCCTGAGTTCATCGCCCAGTCGCGTCTCGAAGGCGTTTCCATACGTCGCTCCGAAGACCACTATGTCGATGAGCTGTTCGCCGATGCGAGCGCGCTTGGGGCGCCGCTCCTGCTTGCAAACTTTCCGCGCGCCTATCTGGATGTGAACCGCGAGCCTTACGAGCTCGATCCGCGCATGTTCGACGGTCTGCTGCCGCCTTACGCGAACATCAATTCGCTGCGCGTGGCGGGCGGGCTCGGCACTATTCCGCGCATCGTTGCGGAGAACATGGAGATCTACACCCGGCGGCTGTCGGTGCAGGAGGGGCTGGATCGTATCGAGAGCGTCTACAAGCCGTATCATGCGGCGCTGCGGCGGCTGATTGCCCGCACGCATGTGCAGTTCGGCTTCGGCGTGCTGATCGACTGCCACTCCATGCCGGGCAATGTTCGGGTGGCCGGCAGCAATGCGCGGCCCGATTTCATCATCGGCGACCGCTACGGCACCAGTGCCTCGGCAGAGCTGTCGCGCGCCGCCGTCGCCATTTTCGAGGAAATGGGCTTCACCGCGATCCGCAACAAGCCCTATGCCGGCGGGTTCATCACCGAGCATTACGGCCGCCCGTCACGCGGGCTGCATGCGCTGCAAATCGAAGTGAACCGGTCGATCTATGTCGACGAAATTACGCTGGAGAAGCGTGCCGACTTCGCCTTGGTTGTCGGAGCGATCACCGCCTTCATGCGCCAGTTGGCGGTCTATGTGGCGCAGTTCGCGACAGATTCTGCCCTGGCTGCCGAGTAA
- a CDS encoding Bug family tripartite tricarboxylate transporter substrate binding protein, producing MKHTLLATIFAAAVALPAYAADYTIMAPAAPGGGWDQTARSLQTVMQKEGISGNVQVQNVPGAGGTIGLAQFTGQNSGNPNALIVGGYVMVGAILTNKSPVTLKDVTPIARLTGEYEAIVVPTASDIKTMADLVAKLKQDPGSVSWGGGSAGGTDHIAVGLIAKAAGVDPTKINYVAFSGGGEALAAILGGQVTAGISGYGEFESQVKAGQLRLLAVSSDKRIEGVDAPTLKESGLDVAVENWRMVAAAPGLSAEQTAAITADFDKLSKSAGWQEILKTKGWANTYLAGDAFKAQLDKDVSATETILKEIGLVQ from the coding sequence GTGAAGCATACTCTTCTTGCAACCATTTTCGCAGCCGCGGTCGCGCTGCCGGCCTATGCCGCCGACTACACCATCATGGCGCCGGCCGCTCCCGGCGGCGGTTGGGACCAGACGGCTCGTTCGCTGCAGACCGTTATGCAGAAGGAAGGCATTTCTGGCAACGTGCAGGTTCAAAACGTTCCGGGCGCTGGCGGCACCATCGGTCTCGCCCAGTTCACCGGCCAGAACAGCGGCAACCCGAACGCACTGATCGTCGGCGGCTACGTCATGGTCGGCGCGATCCTGACCAACAAGTCGCCGGTCACCCTCAAGGACGTCACGCCGATTGCCCGCCTCACCGGCGAATATGAGGCGATCGTCGTTCCGACCGCATCCGACATTAAGACGATGGCCGATCTCGTTGCCAAGCTGAAGCAGGATCCGGGCTCCGTTTCCTGGGGCGGCGGTTCGGCAGGCGGCACCGACCATATCGCTGTCGGCCTGATCGCCAAGGCTGCCGGCGTCGACCCGACGAAGATCAACTATGTCGCCTTCTCCGGCGGCGGCGAAGCGCTGGCCGCTATTCTCGGCGGGCAGGTGACCGCAGGCATTTCCGGCTACGGCGAATTTGAATCGCAGGTGAAGGCTGGGCAGCTCCGGCTTCTGGCCGTTTCCAGCGACAAGCGCATCGAGGGCGTCGACGCGCCGACGCTCAAGGAATCGGGTCTCGATGTGGCTGTCGAGAACTGGCGCATGGTTGCCGCAGCGCCCGGTCTTTCGGCCGAGCAGACGGCCGCAATCACCGCCGATTTCGACAAGCTTTCGAAATCCGCCGGCTGGCAGGAAATCCTGAAGACCAAGGGCTGGGCCAACACCTACCTCGCCGGCGACGCCTTCAAGGCGCAGCTCGACAAGGACGTTTCGGCAACCGAAACCATCCTCAAAGAGATCGGACTTGTTCAATGA
- the cpdR1 gene encoding response regulator CpdR1: protein MTQKILLAEDDNDMRRFLVKALEKAGYKVLSYDNGASAYDRLREEPFSLLLTDIVMPEMDGIELARRATELDPDLKVMFITGFAAVALNPDSKAPKDAKVLSKPFHLRDLVEEVNKMLAA, encoded by the coding sequence ATGACTCAGAAGATACTTCTTGCAGAAGACGACAACGACATGCGCCGCTTCCTTGTGAAGGCGCTTGAAAAGGCAGGCTACAAAGTCCTCTCTTACGACAACGGCGCCAGCGCCTATGACAGGCTTCGCGAAGAACCCTTCTCGCTGCTCCTGACCGATATTGTCATGCCCGAAATGGATGGCATCGAACTGGCGCGCCGCGCGACCGAACTCGATCCGGACCTCAAAGTGATGTTCATCACCGGATTCGCGGCGGTCGCGCTGAACCCCGATTCGAAGGCACCGAAGGACGCCAAGGTTCTTTCCAAGCCTTTCCACCTGCGCGACCTCGTCGAGGAAGTGAACAAAATGCTTGCCGCATAA
- a CDS encoding sensor histidine kinase has product MTTVYSLRRRLLFWLLISTAIIGMVALVDTYREAVQTSNIVSDRVLAGSALAIAERVVVAEDGTLEVDIPYVALEMLTSAAQDRVFYRVDGPPGKFITGYQALPVLAETVGDNAAFADDTFRGEPIRVATLKRSASTGIRSVPFAVTVAETTIARRQLARAILFRSALRLSLMIAGAAVIVWISVTVALRPLYKLRDAIGERSPDDLHPIEQSVPSEVQPLVDTVNGFMVRLESALDALRNFTGNASHQLRTPLAIIRTQLALSARAGTLAEAQGSALKGDQAVAHAERILAQLLLMAKIDAATAKEALTVSSIDLTAIAQEITGELIPAAAEAGIDLGFDGDRPAFVRAEPLLIGELLRNLAGNAIAYAGKGAEVTVRISETDDTVRLDVEDNGPGIPSDKLAAVRQRFSRGSDSGAPGAGLGLPIVEEIAGLFNAALALEPGANRKGLKVSVTFAKAA; this is encoded by the coding sequence ATGACAACGGTCTATTCGCTCCGACGAAGGCTCTTGTTCTGGCTGCTGATCTCGACCGCCATCATCGGCATGGTCGCGCTGGTCGACACCTACCGCGAAGCCGTGCAGACCTCCAACATCGTATCGGATCGCGTGCTGGCCGGTTCCGCGCTTGCCATTGCAGAACGCGTCGTCGTTGCGGAAGACGGCACGCTCGAGGTCGATATCCCCTATGTGGCGCTGGAGATGTTGACCTCGGCCGCGCAGGACCGCGTCTTCTACCGCGTCGACGGCCCGCCCGGGAAATTCATCACCGGCTATCAGGCGCTTCCCGTCCTTGCCGAAACCGTGGGCGACAATGCTGCCTTCGCTGACGACACATTCCGCGGCGAGCCGATCCGCGTCGCAACGCTCAAGCGTTCGGCCTCGACAGGCATCCGCTCGGTGCCCTTCGCCGTTACCGTTGCCGAAACCACGATTGCCCGCCGCCAGCTTGCCCGCGCCATCCTCTTCCGCTCCGCGCTCCGCCTCTCGTTGATGATCGCAGGAGCCGCCGTCATCGTCTGGATCTCCGTCACCGTCGCGCTGCGCCCGCTCTACAAGCTGCGCGACGCGATCGGTGAGCGCAGTCCCGACGACCTCCACCCGATCGAACAGTCGGTACCGAGTGAGGTGCAGCCGCTGGTCGACACGGTAAACGGTTTCATGGTGCGTCTGGAGTCGGCGCTCGATGCGCTTCGCAACTTCACCGGCAACGCCAGCCACCAGCTGCGCACCCCGCTTGCGATCATCCGCACGCAGCTCGCGCTATCGGCCCGTGCCGGCACCTTGGCCGAAGCGCAAGGCTCCGCCCTGAAAGGCGACCAGGCCGTCGCCCACGCCGAGCGCATCCTCGCCCAATTGTTGCTGATGGCAAAGATCGATGCGGCGACGGCCAAGGAGGCGCTGACGGTCTCCTCCATCGACCTGACGGCCATCGCGCAGGAGATCACCGGCGAGCTCATCCCGGCCGCCGCTGAGGCAGGCATCGATCTCGGATTCGACGGTGACCGCCCTGCGTTCGTCCGCGCCGAGCCGCTTCTGATCGGCGAACTGCTGCGCAACCTCGCCGGAAACGCCATCGCCTATGCCGGCAAGGGCGCAGAGGTGACGGTTCGGATATCGGAGACGGATGATACTGTCCGCCTCGACGTCGAAGACAACGGACCAGGCATCCCGTCCGACAAGCTGGCCGCCGTCCGCCAGCGCTTTTCGCGTGGCAGCGATTCGGGTGCGCCGGGCGCCGGGCTCGGCCTGCCGATCGTCGAGGAGATTGCCGGCCTCTTCAATGCGGCGCTGGCGCTGGAGCCTGGCGCGAACCGCAAGGGCCTCAAAGTCTCCGTGACCTTTGCGAAGGCTGCCTAA